Within the Salvia hispanica cultivar TCC Black 2014 chromosome 4, UniMelb_Shisp_WGS_1.0, whole genome shotgun sequence genome, the region CAGTTCCGAAGGTTGACAATAGTCCGTTACCACCAAGTCAATGTGGAGCAGTTTCCTGTGGTAGAGATGAAGTATTGAGTCCAAATTGTCAATGCTCACATCCCTACACTGGAATCTTGcacttcttttccttttccttctcCGACTTACAAAATTTTACATACTACAACATTCTTCATGGGACTCTGATGACTCAGTTTCGCTCCCGTGGGATTCCAGTTGATTCCCTCAACCTCACCAATCCAACTATAAACATGTATTCTTACCTAGAGATCACATTGCATGTGTTTCCTTCGGGCAAAGATGTGTTTGATCGAACCTCAGTTTCTGCGATAGGTTTTGTACTCAACCGCCAACCATTCCCCGTTGATTATTTCGGGCCATTCTTCTTCATTGATGAACAATACTGTTGTCTCCCTGGTAACATCCTTAAGAAAATCTTGTAACTTGCCCTTTAACTTTATTAAGCATTtcaacttatttatttttatgttcaGGACCGAAAAAGTCATCAAACGTTGGTATCATCGTGGGGGTAGCAATTGGTTGTTCATTTCTGGTGCTGTTGATTTTCTTGGCTGGAATGTATGCTTTACGTCAGAAGAGAAGGGCAAAAGAAGCTACCGATAAGAGCAATCCGTTTGGTAAGACACAGTGTTGAGTTAGAGAACGATACTTATGTGAGTAAACATAGCTATATTTGACAGTTGTTCGTGTAAAACGAGTGCAGCTTCTTGGGACCCTGAGAAAGAGAGTGGTGCAGTTCCACAACTTCAAGGAGCAAAGTGGTTCTCCTTCGAAGATCTAAGAAAATGCACTGACAACTTCTCCGAATCCAACTGTGTTGGCTCTGGAGGATATGGAAaggttagttataattatcgAAATTGCTTTTCTGGTTTTGCTTATTTGCGTGTAGACGTGATGCTAGACTACACGGTGACAGGTGTACAAGGGAAGCGTTGGTTCCGAGCAAGTAGTAGCTATAAAGCGAGCTCAGCAGGGATCAATGCAGGGGGCAGCTGAGTTCAAAACTGAGATTGAGTTGATGTCGAGGATTCATCACAAGAACGTGGTCGGCCTCGTTGGATTCTGCTATGAGCAAGGAGAGCAGATGTTGGTTTATGAGTTTATATCTAACGGCACCCTTAGAGACTGTATCAcgggtatatatatatactatcaCAACTTCACCATActaatttatgataaattgtGGAGTTGAGGCATAAACTCTGTGCAGGGAAGTCGGGATTTCGGTTGGACTGGAGCAAGAGACTGAGAATAGCCCTTGATGCTGCACGAGGCCTGTCGTATCTGCACGAACTTGCTAATCCTCCAATCATACACAGGGACGTGAAATCGACTAATATCTTGCTGGACGAAAATTTAAACGCGAAGGTTGCTGATTTCGGGCTATCTAAACTCTTGGGCGACACTGGAAAGGGCTATGTCACTACACAAGTCAAAGGCACATTGGTAAGTAAATACAGTTGGCACAGTTTTGGACTGATAGAATAAACGTCTCACAAACTTTGTGTTTCGTTTTCAACAGGGCTACATGGATCCTGAGTATTACATGACCCAACAGCTAACTGACAAGAGCGATGTATACAGCTTTGGAGTAGTACTGCTGGAGCTGGTGACAGCGAGAGCCCCCATACAGAGCGGGAAGCACATCGTGAGACTGGTTCACGAGGCTATGGGGGACTCGAAAGATCCTCAGAGTCTTGATGGGGTGATTGATCCAACGTTGGGGTCAGCATCGAAACTGAGTGGGATTTGGAGGTTCGTTGAGCTGGCAATGAGCTGCGTGAGTGAGGCGGCTGCTGAGAGGCCGTCGATGGGGGAAGTGGTGAGAGAGATCGAGAACATTATGGAGAAGGCAGGGCCACCAAACAAACAAATGCATCATCACACATTTGTGGAAACAACGGATGACGAGAGTCCTCTCCGTTCTTATGGCGGTGCTGAGACTGAGAGTGAGGGGTTCGATGTCAGCTATGGCTCGTTCCCTTTCAACGTGCGCCGTCAATAACCGTTGCCCAAAATTTGGACACCCTTTTTCCCTCCAAATTTTTACCATATAGATATGTTTTCATGGTGGTGGTGCTAGACTAGCTTACTTCTTTTGATGATTATTTACACTTAATGACACTGGAAAGAACAGATTTTTGGAATGCATGTGTTTGTATagtatgaatttttgaaagaaCAGGTTGTTACTTGTTACTATGAATTTTTGTTTGCACTTGCAGTAAAATTTATTCGACCCgagttttaattgttttatggaCTTTTTACTCATCATTCATTCGACCCctagattttaattttccatattggttttgattttttatttgaaaaaaaaatcagaaaaattcaaagttcatgcatttatattcaaaaataaagttattgggaaaaaaaatgagaaaatactgaaagttcatgtatttagAGGCAAATAACCCATTTGCAAAATATCTTTTGCGGTGTTTCAGCAAAATGGAGCACGAGTGTACAAAATTACCCTTTATGCATTTGGAGCATTTTTGTCTGAAAAATGGTGAAAAAGTGTAAAAGCACGTAAAACTAGCAACAATTATAATCTGGAGaatgcaaaaaatattttgctaAGTATTGGTTCCACAAATGTTTATCAATGAAAGTATAGAACCttgaaatatagtactccctccgttccatagtaatggaggcaaaacttttcggcacggagattaagaaaaattgtgttaggtgagttaagtaaagagagaataaagtgaaaaatgaaaaaggtagataaatgaagatagaaaaaagtaagagagaataaagtaggtgtagaaaaatgtgttgactttactaaaaagggaaatgactctattactatggaacagacggaaatagaaaaacgcccctattactatgaaacggagggagtactacctACTGTACCATAGTTCAGTCA harbors:
- the LOC125219517 gene encoding leucine-rich repeat receptor protein kinase HPCA1-like yields the protein MVCRFSLCLLLLSSQTLLAFALTDSGDVAALNAIKASWKNLPPNWKGADPCGNNWDGINCTNTRVTSIMLAGQLLEGSTFSDISSLTALVELDLSNNIGLKAILPPSIQNLKNLTTLILIGCSFFGPIPDSIGSLPRLVYLSLNSNSFTGTIPASIGNLSNLSWLDLGMNKLNGTIPVSSDTAPAGLDKLLVAKHFHLSNNQLFGEIPEKLFRPDMTFIHAIFDNNKFTGTIPSSIGTVQSLEVIRFDWNSLEGPLPPSISNLTKLQELYLSNNNFNGNIPDLTGLDLLFYVDMSNNSFNASQVPEWFSSLQSLTTLRMENTKLQGPIPVDMFSLPQLETVKLGNNNLTGSLNIGNSYSSNLTVDLQNNSVTEFQQQANYTLDITLADNPICNGNGATKAFCSVPKVDNSPLPPSQCGAVSCGRDEVLSPNCQCSHPYTGILHFFSFSFSDLQNFTYYNILHGTLMTQFRSRGIPVDSLNLTNPTINMYSYLEITLHVFPSGKDVFDRTSVSAIGFVLNRQPFPVDYFGPFFFIDEQYCCLPGPKKSSNVGIIVGVAIGCSFLVLLIFLAGMYALRQKRRAKEATDKSNPFASWDPEKESGAVPQLQGAKWFSFEDLRKCTDNFSESNCVGSGGYGKVYKGSVGSEQVVAIKRAQQGSMQGAAEFKTEIELMSRIHHKNVVGLVGFCYEQGEQMLVYEFISNGTLRDCITGKSGFRLDWSKRLRIALDAARGLSYLHELANPPIIHRDVKSTNILLDENLNAKVADFGLSKLLGDTGKGYVTTQVKGTLGYMDPEYYMTQQLTDKSDVYSFGVVLLELVTARAPIQSGKHIVRLVHEAMGDSKDPQSLDGVIDPTLGSASKLSGIWRFVELAMSCVSEAAAERPSMGEVVREIENIMEKAGPPNKQMHHHTFVETTDDESPLRSYGGAETESEGFDVSYGSFPFNVRRQ